A window from Photobacterium sp. DA100 encodes these proteins:
- a CDS encoding NAD(P)H-dependent oxidoreductase, whose translation MKVLAIGATNSTTSINKQLATYAAGLAEGADVEVLDLNDFDMPIYSEQREKSSGIHEHAKRFFSKIGEADAVVISFAEYNGSYTAAYKNIFDWASRINMKVYQGKPVIMLSTSPGPGGAKSVLSAALESAPYFDAEVKGSLSVPSFYDNFDVEKGELSNIELAEELKSVMRKI comes from the coding sequence ATGAAAGTTTTGGCAATTGGCGCAACAAACAGTACCACATCCATCAATAAACAACTCGCGACGTACGCTGCAGGCTTGGCCGAAGGTGCAGACGTTGAAGTGTTGGATTTGAATGATTTTGATATGCCTATTTACAGTGAGCAAAGAGAAAAATCATCGGGTATTCATGAACATGCCAAGCGCTTTTTCAGCAAGATTGGCGAAGCAGACGCTGTGGTGATTTCATTCGCTGAATACAATGGGTCATATACTGCGGCGTATAAGAATATTTTTGACTGGGCATCACGGATTAATATGAAAGTGTACCAGGGCAAACCCGTTATTATGCTTTCTACCTCACCAGGCCCGGGCGGTGCAAAATCGGTTTTGTCGGCGGCTTTGGAATCAGCGCCGTATTTTGACGCAGAAGTAAAAGGCTCATTATCTGTGCCAAGCTTCTATGACAATTTTGATGTTGAAAAAGGTGAGCTATCGAACATTGAGCTAGCTGAAGAACTTAAATCGGTCATGCGCAAAATTTAA
- a CDS encoding NUDIX domain-containing protein: MAFHYVARGLIRDGGHILLVRAIGDTMTFLPGGHIEFGESAPVALARELREEASIAAKVGAFVGAAENEWFLGGQLQAEINLIFDVETDLSHHETVVSNEAHLEFFWVPCEEIEYWNLFPESLRQLVKQNSLPKYAFWGTGISLKSE, translated from the coding sequence GTGGCTTTTCATTATGTAGCGCGTGGTTTGATTAGAGATGGCGGTCATATCCTTTTGGTCAGGGCGATTGGCGATACGATGACGTTTTTACCCGGCGGTCATATAGAATTTGGCGAATCCGCTCCGGTAGCGTTGGCGCGTGAACTGCGCGAGGAAGCGTCGATAGCAGCCAAGGTTGGGGCTTTTGTTGGTGCGGCGGAAAATGAGTGGTTCCTCGGGGGGCAACTGCAGGCAGAGATCAACCTGATCTTTGATGTTGAAACAGACTTATCACACCATGAGACTGTAGTCTCTAATGAAGCCCATCTTGAGTTTTTCTGGGTGCCTTGCGAAGAAATTGAATATTGGAACTTATTTCCTGAGTCTCTCCGACAGTTAGTGAAACAAAATAGTCTTCCTAAATACGCTTTTTGGGGGACAGGAATTTCACTAAAATCAGAGTGA
- a CDS encoding TetR/AcrR family transcriptional regulator produces MAKVTPEEALKTRQRILDAVIQCLLDPQVGYEKMTYTRLQTMTGISRGGILNHFGKKEHFLSALDGRIFNAVLNELDLSSRDAFSSSFESALARPTFNAVMQLLLNNASHHVAIEYAKQAWRDLEDLIEEKLGAEVKENDLPRLLGRSIFMLTTSKAA; encoded by the coding sequence ATGGCAAAAGTAACCCCAGAAGAAGCATTGAAAACCCGCCAGCGAATTTTGGATGCAGTCATTCAGTGCCTGCTAGACCCTCAGGTCGGTTATGAAAAAATGACCTACACCCGCTTACAAACCATGACAGGTATTTCGCGTGGCGGTATTCTCAATCACTTTGGTAAAAAAGAGCACTTTCTATCGGCGCTTGATGGCAGGATTTTCAATGCCGTACTGAATGAACTCGATTTGTCGAGCAGAGACGCCTTCAGTTCATCATTTGAGTCAGCCCTGGCTCGCCCGACATTTAATGCAGTCATGCAGTTACTGCTCAATAATGCCTCGCACCATGTGGCTATTGAGTACGCAAAGCAGGCATGGCGGGATCTTGAGGACCTTATAGAAGAGAAGCTCGGAGCCGAGGTAAAAGAAAACGATCTTCCCCGCTTGCTCGGCCGCAGTATCTTTATGCTGACAACAAGCAAGGCAGCCTAA
- a CDS encoding alanine/ornithine racemase family PLP-dependent enzyme, which yields MSTYPCINIHLNTITKNTQNMVSACHSYGVSPAGVTKLACAYPEVGQAIINGGIHLLADSRIANLKKLQRLDAEKMLLRIPAISEADDVVHYADISLNSELTTLEALSDAAVRQHKTHQIILMHDLGDLREGAFYEEETIALSHKAMALPGIEVVGLGTNLACYGGVEPTEENQSKLVSLARQIESELGITLKYISGASSAALPLMLNGQLPQDINQLRLGASLLMGIGLNDDPIPNTRQDTFDLTAEIVELKIKPSVPINSTALDAFGNKPEFVDRGLRKRAICAIGKQDVDINEITPKDKDIIVIGGSSDHLIIDISDSKTDYHTGSLVEFELSYGGVLQCMTSEYVTKRFI from the coding sequence ATGAGCACTTACCCTTGCATTAATATTCATTTAAATACGATCACCAAAAATACTCAGAATATGGTTTCCGCCTGCCACAGCTACGGCGTTTCCCCCGCTGGCGTAACCAAACTGGCCTGCGCCTATCCGGAGGTTGGACAGGCAATTATCAACGGCGGAATTCACCTGCTGGCCGATTCACGCATTGCCAATTTAAAAAAACTCCAGCGACTTGATGCGGAAAAAATGCTGTTAAGAATACCCGCCATCAGCGAGGCCGACGATGTGGTGCATTATGCCGATATCTCCCTCAACTCAGAACTCACGACATTGGAGGCACTGTCTGACGCGGCAGTCAGGCAGCATAAAACTCATCAGATTATCCTCATGCATGACTTGGGTGATCTCCGCGAAGGGGCGTTCTATGAAGAAGAGACGATCGCGCTTTCTCACAAAGCGATGGCGCTGCCAGGCATAGAGGTCGTCGGTCTCGGCACCAACCTCGCCTGCTACGGTGGAGTGGAGCCCACAGAAGAGAACCAGAGCAAACTGGTCAGCCTCGCCAGGCAGATTGAATCTGAACTAGGCATCACGCTGAAGTACATCTCCGGCGCCAGTTCGGCCGCTCTGCCTTTGATGCTCAACGGTCAGCTTCCACAAGATATCAATCAGCTCAGGCTCGGGGCATCACTCCTGATGGGGATTGGCTTAAACGATGATCCAATCCCCAACACCCGGCAAGATACTTTCGATCTCACCGCCGAAATCGTCGAGCTCAAAATAAAACCTTCAGTACCGATCAATTCCACCGCCCTCGATGCCTTTGGCAACAAGCCTGAGTTTGTTGACCGGGGATTACGCAAACGCGCCATTTGCGCAATCGGCAAACAAGATGTCGATATTAACGAGATCACCCCCAAAGACAAAGACATCATCGTTATCGGTGGCAGTAGCGACCACCTGATCATCGACATCAGTGACAGCAAAACAGACTACCACACAGGCAGCCTGGTCGAGTTCGAACTCTCTTACGGGGGTGTCCTGCAATGCATGACATCCGAATACGTCACCAAACGCTTCATTTAA
- the tal gene encoding transaldolase, protein MSTKLEQLRALTTVVADTGDIEAISKYKPEDATTNPSLILKAAQIAEYAPLIEQAIAYAKAQSDNKEQQIQDTCDMLAVNIGKEILNVVPGRISTEVDARLSYDTEGSIAKARQLIKMYNDAGIPNDRILIKLASTWEGIRAAEVLEKEGINCNLTLLFSFAQARACAEAGVYLISPFVGRIMDWYKAKEGRDFEAAEDPGVLSVSKIYTYYKEHDYNTVVMGASFRNTGEILELAGCDRLTISPQLLQELEEAQGEVVQKLTPATEIKERPAAMTHAEFLWEHNQDAMAVEKLAEGIRNFAIDQGKLEAMIAERL, encoded by the coding sequence ATGAGTACTAAACTGGAACAACTGCGCGCGCTAACTACTGTTGTTGCTGATACAGGTGATATTGAAGCTATCAGTAAGTACAAGCCGGAAGATGCGACCACCAACCCATCCCTGATCCTGAAAGCGGCTCAAATTGCCGAATATGCCCCGCTAATCGAGCAAGCCATTGCTTACGCCAAAGCACAGAGTGACAACAAAGAACAACAAATCCAAGACACCTGTGACATGCTGGCTGTAAACATCGGTAAAGAAATCCTGAACGTAGTTCCTGGCCGTATTTCTACCGAAGTAGATGCACGCCTTTCTTACGACACAGAAGGCAGCATTGCCAAAGCCCGCCAGTTGATCAAAATGTACAACGATGCAGGCATTCCAAATGACCGTATCCTGATCAAACTTGCTTCTACTTGGGAAGGTATCCGCGCGGCTGAGGTTCTGGAAAAAGAAGGCATCAACTGTAACCTGACACTTCTGTTCTCATTTGCTCAGGCACGTGCCTGTGCCGAAGCCGGTGTTTACCTGATTTCGCCATTCGTTGGCCGCATCATGGACTGGTACAAAGCCAAAGAAGGCCGTGACTTTGAAGCAGCTGAAGATCCAGGCGTGCTATCTGTAAGCAAGATCTACACCTACTACAAAGAGCACGATTACAATACAGTGGTAATGGGTGCGAGCTTCCGCAACACAGGTGAAATCCTTGAGCTTGCAGGATGTGACCGCCTAACTATCAGCCCACAGCTGCTTCAGGAACTTGAAGAAGCGCAAGGCGAAGTTGTTCAGAAGCTAACGCCTGCCACAGAAATCAAAGAACGCCCAGCGGCGATGACGCACGCAGAGTTCCTATGGGAGCACAACCAAGACGCAATGGCTGTTGAAAAGCTAGCGGAAGGTATCCGTAACTTCGCCATCGATCAGGGCAAACTAGAAGCCATGATTGCAGAGCGTCTGTAA
- a CDS encoding M14-type cytosolic carboxypeptidase codes for MKIFSNFESGNIHIVSADSPDNIQLTIPADNQSDIAQWFHFRLESEPQQQHQFSILNLAKSAYPEGWQDYDVVASYDREEWFRIPAEFDGDTLSFKVIPEYGSMYFAYFAPYSYDRHQDLLHQAQSQFSCKLETLGATLDGNDMSLLTVGEPSDGKKNIWIIGRQHPGETMAEWFIEGLLQRLLDDTDTVAKALLDKAVFHIVPNMNPDGSIRGHLRTNAIGVNLNREWQTPSMEKSPEVFLVRERMLATGVDMFLDIHGDEAIPYNFVAGSEGIPSYNERHAALENAFKAALLTITPEFQVAHGYDKDEPGKANLTIGSNWVAEQFKCLSYTIEMPFKDHISHPDEFYGWSPERSVAFGQDVLAAVWAVVDQI; via the coding sequence ATGAAAATTTTCAGCAATTTCGAAAGTGGTAACATCCATATCGTCAGTGCCGACTCACCAGACAACATCCAGCTGACTATCCCTGCCGATAACCAGTCAGACATCGCGCAGTGGTTCCATTTCCGCCTAGAAAGCGAGCCCCAGCAGCAACACCAGTTCTCAATCTTAAACTTGGCCAAATCCGCCTACCCGGAAGGCTGGCAGGACTATGATGTTGTCGCCTCGTACGATCGAGAAGAGTGGTTCCGTATTCCGGCAGAGTTTGATGGCGATACCCTGAGCTTCAAGGTGATCCCAGAATACGGCTCGATGTATTTTGCCTACTTCGCCCCATACAGCTACGACCGCCACCAAGATTTACTGCACCAAGCGCAAAGCCAGTTCAGCTGCAAACTGGAAACCCTGGGAGCTACCCTTGACGGCAACGATATGAGCTTGCTGACCGTCGGCGAGCCGTCAGACGGAAAGAAAAACATCTGGATCATTGGCCGCCAGCACCCTGGCGAAACCATGGCCGAGTGGTTCATCGAAGGCCTGCTGCAACGACTGCTCGATGACACCGATACTGTCGCCAAAGCTCTGCTCGACAAAGCGGTGTTCCATATCGTACCGAACATGAACCCAGACGGCAGTATCCGTGGTCACTTGCGTACTAACGCAATCGGCGTCAACCTCAACCGTGAATGGCAAACCCCATCAATGGAGAAGAGCCCGGAAGTCTTCCTGGTTCGCGAGCGCATGCTCGCTACTGGTGTCGACATGTTCCTCGATATCCACGGTGACGAGGCGATCCCGTATAACTTCGTCGCAGGCAGCGAGGGGATCCCGTCTTACAATGAGCGACATGCCGCTTTGGAAAACGCCTTCAAAGCAGCCCTGCTCACTATCACCCCAGAGTTCCAGGTTGCCCATGGCTACGATAAAGACGAACCGGGCAAAGCCAACCTGACCATTGGCTCCAACTGGGTAGCCGAGCAATTCAAATGCCTGTCTTACACTATCGAGATGCCTTTTAAGGATCACATCAGCCACCCCGATGAGTTCTATGGCTGGTCGCCGGAGAGAAGCGTTGCTTTCGGCCAGGATGTACTGGCTGCCGTGTGGGCTGTGGTCGATCAGATCTAA
- a CDS encoding YfcC family protein, whose product MLKIKKFPNTFTILFFLIAFFAMLTYILPAGKYTREMNEQLGREVPLPGSFQIIESSPQGFFDTLMAPISGFYDPISGVIGAIDVSLFVLMVGGFLGIVTKTGAIDTGIARIMVRLKGKEIYMIPILMVLFALGGTSYGMAEESLAFYGLLIPIFMTARFDPLVAVAVIFVGTGIGTLGSTINPFGTVIASNAASVDFLSGVELRFAILAIALVVGIGYVMRYAKKIQNNPESSLLAHLRDDHEQHFLGNKDTTSNLPVLTGPQQAVLVLFILTFAIMIYGVSVLGWWMAEMATLFIFMGILCGIVGRLSEDDLINSFVAGAADLIGVALIVGVARGIVVVMEAGNITDTILNYAEGLVAGKSSVLFINTVYGIEMLLSFIVPSTSGLAVMSMPILAPLSDFANTGRELVVTAFMSGIGTVLFVTPTYGVLMGGLAIARIPYVTWLKFIAPLVAFFVALNCIILSIGVTM is encoded by the coding sequence ATGCTAAAAATTAAAAAGTTTCCCAATACATTTACCATCCTATTCTTCTTGATAGCATTTTTTGCCATGCTGACCTACATACTGCCAGCAGGGAAATACACCCGCGAGATGAACGAACAACTCGGCCGTGAAGTCCCTTTACCTGGCTCGTTCCAAATCATTGAATCGTCGCCGCAAGGTTTTTTCGACACACTAATGGCACCCATTTCCGGTTTCTATGATCCTATCAGCGGCGTCATCGGGGCCATTGATGTCAGCCTCTTTGTCCTGATGGTCGGTGGCTTTTTAGGGATAGTCACCAAAACCGGGGCAATTGATACCGGTATTGCGCGGATCATGGTGCGCCTGAAAGGCAAAGAGATCTATATGATCCCGATCCTGATGGTTCTGTTCGCGCTCGGCGGTACCTCCTACGGTATGGCAGAGGAATCACTGGCATTTTACGGTCTGCTTATCCCCATTTTCATGACAGCACGCTTTGACCCTCTGGTGGCCGTTGCCGTGATCTTCGTGGGTACCGGGATCGGCACCCTGGGCTCGACTATCAACCCGTTTGGTACGGTGATCGCCTCTAACGCGGCCAGCGTGGACTTCCTCAGCGGTGTAGAGCTGCGTTTCGCGATTCTGGCAATCGCTCTGGTTGTCGGTATCGGCTACGTCATGCGCTACGCCAAAAAGATTCAGAACAATCCAGAGTCATCGCTGCTTGCCCACCTGCGCGATGATCACGAGCAACATTTTCTTGGTAACAAAGACACCACCAGCAACCTGCCGGTGCTTACCGGCCCGCAGCAAGCGGTACTGGTACTGTTTATCCTGACATTCGCTATCATGATATACGGTGTATCCGTCCTTGGTTGGTGGATGGCTGAGATGGCAACCCTGTTTATCTTCATGGGGATCCTGTGCGGGATTGTCGGCCGACTGAGCGAAGATGACCTGATTAACTCATTTGTCGCCGGCGCTGCCGATCTCATCGGGGTTGCATTAATTGTCGGTGTTGCACGCGGTATCGTTGTCGTAATGGAAGCGGGCAATATCACCGATACCATTCTTAACTATGCCGAAGGGCTTGTTGCCGGCAAGAGCTCGGTACTGTTTATCAACACCGTCTACGGCATTGAAATGCTGCTGTCGTTCATTGTACCGTCTACCTCCGGCCTGGCAGTGATGAGTATGCCTATCCTGGCTCCATTGAGTGATTTTGCCAACACTGGCCGCGAATTAGTCGTTACCGCGTTTATGAGCGGAATTGGTACTGTCTTGTTTGTAACCCCAACTTACGGTGTACTGATGGGCGGTCTGGCAATTGCGCGTATCCCTTATGTGACCTGGCTGAAATTTATCGCACCGCTGGTTGCCTTCTTTGTTGCGCTAAACTGCATCATCCTCTCCATCGGCGTCACCATGTAA
- a CDS encoding protocatechuate 3,4-dioxygenase, with the protein MKRRDFLALWSMLFVAPGWARQPFLVTPSQAEGPFYPVKPIPPRANLILHQQGLTGEPIELSGRVMDEWGQPLSGIRVEIWQCDGEGVYDHPQQPNHQAFDSHFAGCGAVVTQNDGMYRFRTIRPVPYTRRPPHIHVKLWRGAVELLTTQLYLEGQTGNEWWGGRERQYLQFKLVERQDVEVGEFNFVVIA; encoded by the coding sequence ATGAAGCGAAGGGACTTTTTGGCATTGTGGTCGATGTTGTTTGTAGCTCCGGGTTGGGCTAGGCAGCCTTTTCTTGTTACCCCGTCGCAGGCCGAGGGGCCGTTTTATCCGGTAAAGCCGATCCCACCGAGAGCGAATTTGATTTTGCACCAGCAAGGCCTTACTGGAGAACCTATTGAGTTATCAGGGCGGGTGATGGATGAGTGGGGGCAACCACTTTCTGGTATCAGAGTCGAGATTTGGCAATGTGATGGCGAAGGTGTCTATGATCATCCTCAGCAGCCCAATCATCAGGCGTTTGATAGTCATTTTGCGGGCTGCGGTGCTGTTGTTACCCAGAACGATGGTATGTATCGTTTTCGAACGATTCGTCCTGTGCCTTACACCCGTCGCCCTCCGCACATCCATGTCAAACTATGGCGTGGGGCTGTTGAACTGCTTACCACTCAGCTTTACCTTGAGGGCCAAACCGGTAATGAGTGGTGGGGGGGCCGGGAGCGCCAATACTTGCAGTTTAAGTTGGTAGAGCGGCAAGATGTGGAAGTCGGTGAGTTTAATTTTGTTGTGATTGCTTAA
- the tkt gene encoding transketolase yields MERKVLANAIRALSMDGVQQANSGHPGAPMGMADIAEVLWRNHMNHNPQNPEWADRDRFVLSNGHGSMLIYSLLHLTGYELSIDDLKNFRQLHSKTPGHPEYGYAPGIETTTGPLGQGITNAVGMAMAEKAMAAQFNRDGHDIVDHYTYAFMGDGCLMEGISHEACSLAGTLGLGKLIAFWDDNGISIDGHVEGWFSDDTPKRFEAYGWHVIPAVDGHDADAINAAIEAAKADPRPTLICTKTIIGFGSPNKSGSHDCHGAPLGHDEIAAAREFLGWNHGPFEIPADVYAEWDAKEAGAAKEAAWNEKLAAYEAAHPELAAEFKRRVNGELPTQWEEKANAIIADLQANPANIASRKASQNALEAFGQMLPEFMGGSADLAPSNLTMWSGSKSLEANDFSGNYIHYGVREFGMTAIMNGIALHGGFVPYGATFLMFMEYARNAMRMAALMKVQNIQVYTHDSIGLGEDGPTHQPVEQMASLRLTPNMSTWRPCDQVESAVAWKLAIERKDGPTALIFSRQNLAQQERSEAQVADIAKGGYILKDSEGKPELIFIATGSEVELAVEAAAQLTAEGKKVRVVSMPSTDAFDKQDAAYREAVLPSDVTARVAIEAGIADFWYKYVGFDGRIIGMTTFGESAPAGELFKMFGFTTENAVETAKELLS; encoded by the coding sequence ATGGAACGTAAAGTGTTGGCAAATGCAATCCGTGCCCTGAGCATGGACGGTGTACAGCAGGCAAACTCTGGTCACCCGGGTGCACCTATGGGTATGGCTGATATTGCCGAGGTATTGTGGCGCAACCACATGAACCACAACCCGCAAAACCCTGAGTGGGCTGACCGCGACCGCTTCGTGCTGTCCAACGGCCACGGTTCAATGCTGATTTACTCGCTGCTTCACCTAACAGGTTACGAGCTATCAATTGACGATCTGAAAAACTTCCGTCAACTACACTCGAAAACACCGGGCCACCCTGAGTACGGCTACGCTCCGGGCATCGAAACCACAACGGGTCCACTAGGCCAGGGCATCACCAATGCGGTGGGTATGGCAATGGCAGAAAAAGCCATGGCAGCCCAGTTCAACCGTGACGGCCACGATATCGTTGACCACTACACTTACGCTTTCATGGGCGACGGCTGCCTGATGGAAGGTATCTCTCACGAAGCGTGCTCGCTTGCGGGTACCCTAGGCCTTGGCAAACTGATTGCGTTCTGGGATGACAACGGCATCTCTATCGACGGTCACGTAGAAGGTTGGTTCTCTGACGATACGCCTAAGCGTTTCGAAGCCTACGGCTGGCACGTTATCCCAGCAGTAGACGGTCACGATGCAGACGCAATCAATGCAGCAATCGAAGCAGCAAAAGCAGATCCGCGTCCAACACTGATCTGTACCAAGACTATCATCGGTTTCGGCTCGCCTAACAAGTCTGGCTCTCACGACTGTCACGGTGCACCACTGGGCCACGACGAAATCGCAGCGGCTCGTGAATTCCTAGGCTGGAACCACGGTCCATTCGAAATCCCTGCTGACGTTTACGCTGAGTGGGATGCCAAAGAAGCGGGCGCGGCGAAAGAAGCAGCTTGGAACGAAAAACTAGCAGCTTATGAAGCGGCTCACCCAGAGCTAGCAGCTGAGTTCAAGCGCCGTGTAAACGGTGAACTACCTACGCAGTGGGAAGAGAAAGCGAACGCTATCATCGCAGATCTTCAGGCGAACCCAGCCAACATCGCATCTCGTAAAGCTTCTCAGAACGCACTAGAGGCCTTTGGCCAAATGCTACCTGAGTTCATGGGCGGCTCTGCTGACCTGGCACCTTCTAACCTGACTATGTGGTCTGGTTCTAAGTCGCTAGAAGCGAACGACTTCTCTGGTAACTACATCCACTACGGTGTACGTGAGTTCGGCATGACTGCAATCATGAACGGCATCGCGCTACACGGTGGTTTCGTACCATACGGTGCAACGTTCCTAATGTTCATGGAATACGCGCGTAACGCAATGCGTATGGCAGCACTGATGAAAGTGCAGAACATTCAGGTTTACACTCACGACTCTATCGGTCTGGGTGAAGATGGCCCGACTCACCAGCCGGTTGAGCAGATGGCATCTTTGCGCCTGACTCCTAACATGAGCACATGGCGTCCATGTGACCAGGTTGAATCTGCCGTAGCATGGAAACTGGCTATCGAGCGCAAAGACGGTCCAACAGCTCTGATCTTCTCGCGCCAGAACCTAGCACAGCAGGAGCGCAGCGAAGCACAGGTTGCTGACATCGCTAAGGGTGGCTACATCCTGAAAGACAGTGAAGGCAAGCCAGAGCTTATCTTTATCGCCACCGGCTCTGAAGTGGAGCTAGCGGTAGAAGCGGCTGCCCAGCTAACCGCAGAAGGCAAGAAAGTACGCGTTGTTTCAATGCCATCTACCGATGCATTCGACAAGCAAGACGCGGCATACCGTGAAGCTGTTCTGCCATCAGACGTCACGGCTCGTGTTGCCATTGAAGCGGGTATTGCCGACTTCTGGTACAAGTACGTTGGTTTCGACGGCCGTATCATCGGTATGACAACCTTCGGCGAATCAGCACCTGCAGGCGAACTATTCAAGATGTTCGGCTTCACGACTGAAAACGCAGTTGAGACAGCTAAAGAATTGCTGAGCTAA
- the soxR gene encoding redox-sensitive transcriptional activator SoxR, which yields MSMTVGQVAKRSGINVSTLHFYEEKGLIVSSRDHANRRLYDRQILRRIAVIKAAQNIGLSLQEISEALSDLPKHRAPKQEEWERLARDWNKTLEERIQALKSLQSKLSSCINCGCLSLGTCELYNPEDTKGIYEPGARLVSTDSDNQP from the coding sequence ATGAGCATGACCGTCGGCCAGGTAGCAAAACGCTCTGGTATTAATGTTTCTACCCTGCATTTCTACGAAGAGAAAGGCTTGATTGTGAGTTCTCGGGATCACGCAAACCGCAGGCTATATGATCGGCAAATCTTGCGCCGGATCGCGGTGATCAAAGCCGCGCAGAATATCGGGCTTTCACTGCAAGAGATCTCTGAGGCCCTATCAGATCTGCCCAAGCATAGAGCGCCTAAGCAGGAAGAATGGGAAAGGCTCGCGCGAGACTGGAATAAAACGCTCGAGGAGCGAATTCAGGCACTAAAAAGCCTGCAATCGAAGCTTAGTAGCTGTATCAACTGTGGCTGCCTGTCACTTGGCACCTGTGAGCTTTACAACCCAGAAGACACCAAGGGCATCTATGAGCCAGGTGCAAGGCTGGTGAGCACTGACTCAGATAACCAACCATAA
- a CDS encoding iron-containing alcohol dehydrogenase, producing the protein MLLYKTVVGINKQLNKLITIPFPQLEMGTDSVASAGALMAEKGAQKVLIVTDAMIHSLGLTTSLCDSLQAQRIEYVIYDEVKPNPTIANVAVGADLFREHSCNAIVAIGGGSPIDCAKAIGAKVVRNKPVRRLAGKLKIRKKLPPFMAIPTTAGTGSEATVAAVVSDPGAREKFTIVDPAILPDVALIDPKLMVGLPKPITAATGMDALTHAIEAFIGTYHTPLTDRYATEATEQIFIHLPVAFHDGTNLEAREQMAIASYKAGCAFTRAYVGYVHAFAHQLGGMYNIPHGLANAVLLPNVLTLLKPYCEHRLALLAEAVGLSTAQEFIDAISHLNAELGIPTSFPELKEEEIPLITKRALAEAHGTYPVPGYLTQQQGEALLKRFLEITA; encoded by the coding sequence ATGTTGCTCTACAAAACAGTGGTTGGAATCAATAAACAGCTCAACAAACTCATTACGATTCCATTCCCTCAGCTTGAAATGGGTACTGACAGTGTTGCCAGTGCCGGTGCTTTGATGGCCGAGAAAGGGGCCCAAAAAGTACTTATTGTTACCGATGCGATGATCCACTCACTGGGGCTGACAACCTCGCTATGCGATTCCCTGCAGGCCCAACGCATTGAGTATGTTATCTATGATGAAGTGAAACCCAACCCAACAATTGCCAATGTGGCAGTAGGAGCAGACCTGTTCCGCGAGCATAGCTGCAACGCCATTGTTGCCATCGGTGGCGGCTCACCAATAGATTGTGCTAAAGCGATAGGCGCTAAGGTGGTAAGGAATAAGCCCGTCCGCAGGCTTGCAGGCAAGTTAAAGATCAGGAAAAAACTTCCCCCATTTATGGCGATTCCCACAACAGCTGGGACCGGCTCAGAAGCCACCGTCGCAGCCGTCGTTTCTGATCCCGGCGCACGTGAGAAGTTTACGATTGTCGATCCGGCCATCCTGCCGGATGTGGCACTGATTGATCCCAAACTCATGGTTGGCTTGCCCAAGCCAATTACTGCCGCAACCGGGATGGATGCGTTGACCCATGCCATCGAGGCATTCATCGGCACATACCACACTCCCCTCACCGATAGATACGCCACCGAAGCCACAGAGCAAATTTTCATCCACCTGCCTGTCGCATTCCACGATGGAACTAACCTCGAAGCCAGGGAACAAATGGCCATCGCCTCCTATAAAGCTGGTTGCGCCTTTACCCGTGCCTACGTTGGCTATGTTCATGCTTTCGCCCATCAGCTAGGCGGCATGTATAACATTCCCCACGGTCTCGCCAATGCCGTATTGCTACCGAATGTATTGACCCTCTTGAAGCCTTACTGTGAGCATCGCTTGGCACTGCTGGCTGAGGCTGTCGGGCTAAGTACGGCACAAGAGTTTATCGACGCGATAAGCCACCTCAACGCCGAACTCGGAATTCCAACCTCTTTTCCAGAGCTGAAGGAAGAAGAGATCCCGCTAATCACCAAGCGGGCTCTAGCCGAAGCCCATGGCACTTACCCAGTACCAGGCTACCTCACCCAACAGCAGGGCGAGGCGTTACTGAAGCGGTTTCTCGAAATAACAGCATAG